One Candidatus Binatus sp. DNA window includes the following coding sequences:
- a CDS encoding ABC1 kinase family protein gives MSNPSIDRSFDFPAGMPEPGLATRVWRFWNVVWLAAYVYAGYKGTQLWTRLVSDRNKAELYRRQDLRAAQALNRTAIRLEGLLIKACQFIATRADVLPDEWVSTLSGLHDRVPPRPFAVIREQIERELGRPLEDVYAEFDPAPLASASLAQVHRARLHDGRRCAVKVQYPGIDGIVRADLRNMTLVLRWLAKLERDFDYRVLMREALKYIPMELDFVHEADNSETMRRNFAADCDVIVPEVYREFTTRRVLTMELLEGIKVTDIAALERAGIDKHAVAQKLIEIFCDQVLRDGFFHADPHPGNILVQPGPRIVLLDFGLAKDFPPAFRDGIVRLTFSILTSNRDGIVAAFTELGFRTRTGNPDTLLAFSDLFLGSTIKSKKAYADKDMVEKFSEELPRAIRANPVVEVPADVLLVGRMMGLLSGLGKTLDSQVDLFATIMPYAQRLMTAQPAPAPGGGIFDPAAGAPADTPAGK, from the coding sequence ATGAGCAACCCGAGCATCGACCGCAGCTTCGATTTTCCCGCCGGCATGCCCGAACCCGGACTGGCGACGCGAGTGTGGCGCTTTTGGAACGTGGTGTGGCTGGCGGCGTACGTGTACGCGGGCTACAAAGGCACCCAACTCTGGACGCGCCTGGTCAGCGATCGCAACAAGGCCGAACTCTATCGCCGCCAGGATCTTCGCGCGGCGCAAGCGCTCAACCGCACTGCAATCCGCCTGGAAGGTTTGCTCATCAAGGCATGCCAGTTCATCGCAACTCGCGCCGACGTGCTCCCCGACGAATGGGTATCCACGCTCTCGGGCCTGCACGATCGCGTCCCGCCGCGGCCGTTTGCGGTGATCCGCGAACAGATCGAGCGCGAACTTGGCCGGCCGCTCGAGGACGTTTACGCCGAGTTCGATCCCGCGCCGCTGGCGTCGGCATCGCTCGCGCAGGTGCATCGGGCGCGCCTTCACGACGGGCGTCGATGCGCGGTCAAGGTGCAGTATCCGGGAATTGACGGGATCGTCCGCGCCGATCTCCGCAACATGACGCTGGTGCTGCGATGGCTGGCGAAGCTCGAACGCGACTTCGACTATCGCGTCCTGATGCGCGAGGCGCTCAAGTACATCCCGATGGAGCTGGACTTCGTTCACGAGGCTGACAACTCCGAAACGATGCGCCGCAACTTCGCCGCCGACTGCGACGTGATCGTCCCCGAGGTCTATCGCGAGTTCACCACGCGCCGCGTGCTCACGATGGAGCTGCTCGAAGGAATCAAGGTCACCGATATCGCCGCGCTCGAGCGTGCGGGGATCGACAAGCACGCGGTCGCGCAGAAGCTGATCGAGATTTTCTGCGACCAGGTCCTGCGCGACGGCTTTTTCCACGCCGATCCGCATCCCGGCAACATCCTGGTTCAGCCCGGCCCCCGGATCGTGCTGCTCGACTTCGGCCTGGCCAAGGATTTCCCGCCCGCGTTCCGCGACGGCATCGTGCGGCTGACGTTTTCGATCCTTACTTCGAATCGCGATGGAATCGTCGCCGCGTTCACAGAGCTGGGCTTTCGCACGCGCACCGGCAATCCCGACACGCTGCTGGCGTTTTCCGATTTGTTTCTTGGCAGCACTATCAAGTCGAAGAAGGCTTACGCGGACAAGGACATGGTCGAGAAATTCTCCGAGGAGCTGCCGCGCGCGATCCGGGCCAATCCCGTGGTCGAAGTCCCCGCGGACGTCTTGTTGGTCGGGCGCATGATGGGTCTGCTCAGCGGTCTGGGCAAAACACTCGACTCGCAAGTCGACCTGTTCGCGACGATCATGCCGTACGC